In the genome of Acidimicrobiia bacterium, one region contains:
- a CDS encoding MFS transporter yields the protein MTDLQSAGQPEGSAASLAATVLDEEAARQAAQARAKEQIIFPDDLLPGVNSEPIDFKDAFAKGGVFMFVVLGLLISLDQLTLNAVQTLEPELRSTFHISSGSVVFITSASSLFYALGAVPMGWLADRMKRVPIVACASLVAALCTFLSGLAGSAFVFFWIVCATGIAKADGIAVHQPLLADNYPIGIRARMSAALNIGQQVLGNISPVLVGAIATWVGGKEGWRWAFFVLGIPGGIVAIAAFFMREPPRGQYEKDDVLGEVIEDENPMQPSMEAAFARLKKIATVRTSIAAFAALGFGIFALGSLQVLYLNDTLHVTNTLHRGFILSLAGWSAVPFLYPVGRYFDRTYRKNPAKALTLVGLLILPSALFTPLQVSTHSTTMFVIWGIPQAVLTACAFAMVTPVLQAVCPYRLRGLGIAMGVMYIVFIGGFGGAILADFFTNSFGVRTTVFILLVPTSIIGSLLLMNGARFIRHDLSLVVEELLEEQEEQRKRSVEGASTPVLQMVNTDFSYGPVQVLFDVNFEIHRGECVALLGTNGAGKSTILRCISGLEVPERGVLRLHGRNITFVAPEQRVKHGIVQLPGGKGVFPSLTVMQNLTVAARLRGGTSDELEARIANVLELFPELAERPKQQARSLSGGQQQMLALSRALMQEPEILLIDELSLGLAPVIVQRLLELVDQLRARGQTMIIVEQSLNVALAISDRAIFLEKGQVKFEGDAQELMERDDLARAVFFGTEGG from the coding sequence GTGACCGATCTGCAATCAGCCGGCCAGCCCGAGGGCAGCGCCGCTTCGCTCGCCGCCACCGTGCTCGACGAGGAGGCCGCCCGCCAGGCGGCCCAGGCTCGCGCCAAGGAACAGATCATCTTCCCGGACGACCTGCTTCCCGGCGTCAATTCCGAGCCGATCGATTTCAAGGACGCGTTCGCCAAGGGCGGCGTCTTCATGTTCGTGGTGCTGGGCCTGCTGATCTCCCTCGACCAGCTCACCCTGAACGCGGTCCAGACGCTCGAGCCCGAGCTGCGCTCGACGTTCCACATCAGCAGCGGCTCGGTCGTGTTCATCACGTCGGCGTCGAGCCTCTTCTACGCGCTGGGCGCGGTCCCGATGGGTTGGCTCGCCGACCGGATGAAGCGGGTGCCGATCGTCGCGTGCGCGAGCCTGGTGGCGGCGCTCTGCACGTTCCTCTCCGGACTGGCCGGCAGCGCGTTCGTCTTCTTCTGGATCGTCTGCGCCACCGGCATCGCGAAGGCGGACGGCATCGCGGTACACCAGCCGCTCCTGGCCGACAACTATCCGATCGGCATCCGGGCTCGGATGTCGGCCGCCCTGAACATCGGCCAGCAGGTGCTCGGGAACATCAGCCCGGTACTCGTCGGCGCGATCGCAACCTGGGTCGGAGGCAAGGAAGGCTGGCGCTGGGCGTTCTTCGTGCTCGGCATTCCGGGCGGCATCGTCGCGATCGCAGCGTTCTTCATGCGTGAGCCCCCGCGCGGACAGTACGAGAAGGACGACGTCCTCGGCGAGGTCATCGAGGACGAGAACCCGATGCAGCCGTCGATGGAGGCCGCGTTCGCGAGGCTGAAGAAGATCGCCACGGTGCGCACGTCGATCGCCGCGTTCGCGGCGCTCGGTTTCGGAATCTTCGCGCTCGGCAGCCTGCAGGTGCTCTACCTGAACGACACGCTGCACGTCACCAACACGTTGCACCGCGGATTCATCCTCAGTCTGGCCGGCTGGTCCGCGGTCCCGTTCCTCTATCCGGTCGGCCGCTACTTCGACCGCACCTACCGGAAGAATCCGGCGAAGGCGCTCACGCTCGTCGGGCTGCTCATCCTGCCGTCCGCGCTGTTCACGCCGTTGCAGGTGTCGACGCACAGCACGACGATGTTCGTCATCTGGGGCATCCCGCAGGCGGTGCTCACGGCGTGCGCGTTCGCGATGGTCACGCCGGTGCTGCAGGCCGTGTGCCCGTACCGGCTCCGCGGGCTCGGGATCGCGATGGGCGTGATGTACATCGTGTTCATCGGCGGATTCGGCGGCGCGATCCTCGCCGACTTCTTCACCAACTCTTTCGGTGTGCGCACGACCGTGTTCATCCTCCTGGTGCCGACCAGCATCATCGGCAGCCTCCTCCTGATGAACGGCGCCCGGTTCATCCGCCACGACCTCTCGCTCGTCGTCGAGGAACTCCTCGAAGAACAAGAGGAGCAACGCAAGCGCTCGGTCGAAGGCGCCAGCACTCCGGTGCTGCAAATGGTCAACACCGACTTCTCCTACGGTCCCGTACAGGTCCTGTTCGACGTCAACTTCGAGATCCATCGCGGTGAATGCGTCGCCCTGCTCGGCACGAACGGCGCGGGCAAGTCGACGATTCTGCGCTGCATCAGCGGGCTCGAGGTGCCCGAGCGTGGAGTCCTGCGACTCCACGGTCGCAACATCACGTTCGTCGCCCCGGAGCAACGCGTGAAGCACGGGATCGTGCAGCTTCCCGGCGGGAAGGGCGTGTTCCCCAGCCTCACGGTCATGCAGAACCTCACCGTCGCGGCGCGGCTACGCGGCGGCACGAGTGACGAGCTCGAGGCCCGCATCGCGAACGTGCTCGAACTGTTCCCCGAGCTCGCCGAACGGCCCAAGCAGCAGGCGCGGAGTCTCTCCGGCGGCCAGCAGCAGATGCTCGCACTCAGCCGGGCGCTGATGCAGGAGCCCGAGATCCTCTTGATCGACGAGCTCTCGCTCGGCCTCGCGCCCGTCATCGTCCAGCGGCTGCTCGAGCTCGTCGACCAGCTCCGCGCCCGCGGCCAGACCATGATCATCGTCGAACAGTCGTTGAACGTCGCCCTCGCGATCTCCGACCGGGCCATCTTCCTGGAAAAGGGTCAGGTCAAGTTCGAAGGTGACGCACAGGAGCTCATGGAGCGCGACGACCTCGCCCGCGCGGTCTTCTTCGGCACCGAAGGCGGCTGA